The Anaerobranca gottschalkii DSM 13577 DNA window AAGTACATTAGAAAAAGTGAAAGAAGGGTCTATGAAAAAGGGAGATGTCCTTTCTGTAGCTCAAGTAGGTGGGATACTTGGCGGAAAAAAAACCTGGGACTTAATTCCTATGTGTCACAATATAATGATTTCCGGACTAGATATCGATTTTGAAATAAATGAAAATGAAAATTATATAGAAGCAACTTGTACAGCTAAAACAGTTGGTTCAACAGGGGTAGAAATGGAAGCTTTAACTGGAGTTTCCGTAGCTTTATTAACTATTTATGATATGTGTAAGGCAGTGGACAAAAAAATGGTAATTAAAGATATTAGATTAGTGGAAAAAAGAGGTGGAAAAACTGATATCATCCTAGAGTAAAAATTTTTATCAATACAAATACTAATTTTAAACAAAATATTGATTTTCTCAGTATTTTTGTTATAATCCTTTAGGAAGTATTATGAAGTTTGTACCAAAAGGTACTAGGAGGTAGATTAAATAATGGAAATGTGGTATACGGAGAAACAAACCCCTTCCGTAAGTTTGTCTTTAAAAACAACAAAAACCCTTCATGTAGAACAAACAGAATTTCAACATTTAGCAATGATCGAAACAGAGGCCTTTGGCAGAATGTTAGTATTAGATGGTATGGTACAAACATCTGTAGTAGATGAATTTGTATACCACGAAATGATAGCTCATCCTGCCCTCTACACCCATCCAAACCCAAAAAATGTACTTGTAATTGGTGGTGGAGATGGAGGTACAATCAGGGAAATAATTAAACATCCTTCTGTTGAGAAAGCAACTTTAGTAGAAATAGATGGTAGAGTTATTGAGCTAAGTAAACAATACCTACCAGAAATCGCAGTAGCATTAACAGGTGAGGCTAAAGTAGAAGTAAAAGTAGAAGATGGTATTAAGCATATCAATGAATCTAAAAATACCTATGATATTATACTAGTTGATTCCACAGAACCAGTGGGACCAGCTGTAGGACTTTTCAGTCAAGATTTTTATCAAGGAATTTATGAAGCTTTAAAAGAAGATGGGTTAATGGTAGCTCAAACAGAATCTCCATTCTTTAATGGTGATTTAATTACAAATGTTAATAAGAGATTGAGAAACATCTTCCCATATGTTAAGACATATTTAGCTAGTATACCAACTTATCCCAGTGGATTATGGAGTTTTACCATGGGTTCTAAAAAATACAAAATAGAAGATGTTGATATCAATAACTTATATCCTATCGAAACTAAATATTTCACACCAGAGTTAATGTTAGCTTCAACTAAACTTCCAAAATTTGTTCAAGATTTAGTTAAAGGTGAGTAAAATGGGATTATTTAATAATGTTGAATATACAAGTAATTTTATTGGAGCCAAGGATAATTATCACCAAGCTAAAGGTGTTCTCCTTGGAGCACCTATGGATTATACTGTAAGTTTCAGACCGGGATCCCGTTTTGCTGCAAAAAGAATTAGAGAAGTATCATATAACTTAGAAGAATACAGCTTTTATTGCCATAAAGACTTAACGGATTGTCCCTTTTTTGATGCTGGGGACTTGGCTTTACCCTTTGGTAATGTAGAAAAATCCCTAGATATTATATATCAATCAGTTGGGCAAATTACTAAAGATGGTAAAATACCCTTTGTTATTGGGGGAGACCATTTAATTAGTTACGCCTGTATCAAAGGAGTTAAAGAAAAATATCCAGACTTAGCAGTACTCCATTTTGATGCCCATGCAGATTTAAGGGAAGACTATGCCGGAGAAAAGCATTCCCATGCAACTGTTATTGGTAAAGTAGTAAGGGACTTAGGGGTCAAAGATGTCTATCAATTTGGTATAAGATCTGGTACCAAAGATGAATGGGAATTTGCCCAAAAACATACTAAGCTATTCCCCTTCACAGCCAAAGAACCTTTGCTAAAGGTTTTAGAAGAACTTAAAGGAAAACCAATTTACATTACCATAGATATTGATGTGGTAGATCCAGCCTTCGCTCCAGGGACAGGAACCCCTGAAGCCGGTGGGATAACCTCAAAAGAATTATTAGACTGTTTAAAAATAATGTCATCTTTAAATGTAGTTGGATTTGATATAATTGAGGTTGCCCCTGTATATGATGTCAGTGACATAACTTCAGTATTAGCAGCTAAGGTTATCAGGGAAAGTTTATTGATGTATATAAAATAATAAAATAAATTTTAAAGTGGTGGTATTTATGCGAGCTGCACAAATATTAATAAGATCTAGCCAACAAACAAGTTCTGGTCGCTCTGATTTGGCCATAGAAGTAGAGGGTTCGGTAACCTCTAAAGAAGAAACTACTTATCTGACCTATAAAGAGCCAGAAGGAACTGGTCTAGATAATACTACCACCACTTTAAAATTAGAAAAAGATAAAGTAACCCTTATCCGTACCGGTTCTACTACTTTAAGGCAGGTTTTTAAAGCCGGGGAAATTACTACTGGAGTTTATCAAACTCCATATGGTAACTTTGCTTTAGAAGTAGATGCAAAAGAAGTAAAGGTAGAACTTATTAAAGATAAAGGTAAAATTACTTTACAATATGATTTAATAATAGCTGGAGAAAAAATTGAAGATCAAAAATTAAATATATTTTATTATTCGATTTAACAAATTTGTGGGTGGGCGTGGAGAAAACTCCACATGAGGGGCTATATCGAAAGGAGGACTAACCTATGAAAGATATTATCCTAGCCTTAGTAGCAGGGGGCTTAGTAGGAGCTATTTTTGGTAAGGTTGGTTTACCTATACCCGCTCCAGCTAATATTGCCGGTTTAATGGGAATAGCTGGAATAATGCTTGGTTATGTTGCCTCTACAAAGTTTTTCTAAAAAAATTAAAGCAAGCTTAATACAAGCTTGCTTTAAAAATACATCAACTGCCCAAAATTGGGCAAGAGGAGGATAGGGGATGAAGGATTTATTAATTAGTATTTTAGAAACCATCGATGAGGGTATTCATGCTGTAGATGAAAAGGGAATCACCATTTATTATAACTCAAAGGCTGCCCTTTTAGATGGTCTCCATCCCGAAGATGTTATAGGAAAACATATCCTTGATGTATTTCCATCTTTAGACCGAACTTCTAGTACGTTACTCAAAGTATTAAAAAGCCGTAAACCTATCTATAACCAGCAACAGAAATATACAAATTTTAAAGGGAAAGAGGTAGTAACTGTCAACACTACACTGCCTATTTTTGGGCAGAAAGGATTTCTAGGGGCTGTGGAAATTTCCAAGGATATTACCCAAGTTAAGCAGTTATCTGATAAAATCCATTTCTTACAACAATCATTATATAAAAATTTAGGGAAAGGTGAAGTTGATAAGGAAAAGCTCTATCAATTTGGAGACATTATTGGAAATAGCAAAAAAATCACCGATTTAATTAAAAAAGCACAAAGGGTTTCCCGAAGCAGTTCTACCCTTTTAGTTTATGGAGAAACAGGTGTGGGTAAAGAATTATTAGTTCAAGCAATCCATAGCAGTTCTCCAAGGCAAAATGGACCTTTTATTGCTCAAAATTGTGGTGCACTACCTGAAAGTTTATTGGAATCGATTCTCTTTGGTACAGTTAAAGGAAGTTTTACCGGTTCGGAAAATAAACCTGGCCTTTTTGAGTTGGCAGGGGGAGGGACTTTATTTTTAGATGAAATAAACTCTTTACCATTGAGTTTACAGGGGAAAATTTTAAGGGCAATAGAAGAGAAAAAAATTAGGAGAATTGGGGATACAAAAGAAATCCCTGTAGATGTTAGAATTATGGCAGCTATGAATACTGATCCTTTAGAAGCGGTGGAAAAAGGTTTGCTAAGGAAAGATTTATATTACCGGTTAAATGTAGTTACACTATATATCCCGCCATTAAGGGATAGGATAGAAGATATTGAGCCCTTAGTGTTACATTTTTTGGATAAATTTAATAAAGAATTTGATAATAAAATTACTGGAGTAAAAAAAGAAGTCATTAATTTATTACACCATTATACTTGGCCCGGTAATGTTAGGGAATTAGCTAATGTTATTGAGGCAATTTTTAATTTTAAAGATAGTGGGAAAATAGATATAGATGACTTACCAGGACATATAGTTCAACAAGTTAATGGAAACAAAAACCTTAATTTACGGGAAAAGTTGTTTCAATATGAAAAGGAGTTAATTAAAGAAGTTTTTCTTGCAAATGACAAAAATATAACCAAAACTGCTCAAATTTTAGGGATCCCTAGACAGACTTTGCAATATAAGTTAAAACAATTTAATTTGAATTGACTGTGGTAACTTAAACTATCACAGTCTTTTTTATTTGGCACTAAATTTGCATAATTTAAATAATATAGAAATGAAAAGGAGGAATAATTTATGAAAGGCTGTCCCTACGGAACCCATCGAGTTATAGAAAAAAAAGGTATGCTTCCCCAACCTGCTTGGAAAATTTCCAACGACCCTGAAATTTACAGTAATGAAATATTAATCGATGTTAAAACCCTCAATATTGATTCGGCAAGTTTTACTCAAATTAAAAAACAGGCAAAGGAAGAAAATAGAACCATCGAATCTATAATCTTAGAAACAGTGGAAAAAAGGGGTAAACAACACAACCCTGTTACCGGCTCAGGTGGTATGTTGATTGGAACTGTATTAAAAATAGGAGAAGATTTAAAAGGAAAAATAGATTTACAAGAAGGAGATAAAATCGCTACATTAGTTTCCTTATCTTTAACCCCTCTAAAAATAGAAAAAATATTAGCTGTAAAGGAAAACTCTGATCAAGTGGATATTGAAGGGAAAGCTATTTTATTTCAAAGCGGTATTTATGCAAAACTGCCCACAGATATAGATGAAAAATTAGCTTTAGCTGTCCTCGATGTTGCTGGGGCACCTGCTCAAACTGCCCGATTAGTTAAACCATCAGACATTGTAGTGGTAATAGGGGCTGGAGGAAAGTCCGGTTTGCTGACTATTTATGAGGCTAAAAAACGGGCGGGAGTAACAGGTAAAGTAATAGGTATTGAGTACAGTGAAGAAGGGTGTAGAAAATTAAGGGAAACGGGCTATGCCGATATCGTCATTCAAGGGGATGCTACAAATCCAGTGGAGATTTTAGAAAAAGTAAAAGAGGCTACTGCCGAAAAATTGGCAGATGTGACAATTAACTGTGTTAACATACCGGATACTGAAATGGCTAGTATTTTAGTAACAAGGGATCGGGGAATCGTTTACTTTTTTAGTATGGCAACTAGCTTTACAAAAGCAGCATTAGGTGCTGAAGGTATCGGAAAAGATGTAGATATGTTAATTGGTAATGGTTACGCTAAAGGCCATAGTGAAATAGCGTTACAAATCATTAGGGAGAGCGAAAAGATAAGAAGGATATTTGAAGAGATTTATGTATAGGAGGTGAGTTTAAAATGAGAAGTTTTAAAGAGGTAGAGAAGTATAAAAATGTAACGGAAGAACAGTGGAATGATTGGCATTGGCAATTGAAAAATCGGATTACCACAGTAGAAGAGTTGAAAGAATTAGTGGAATTAACCCCTGAAGAAGAGGAAGGAATTAAACAGTGTTTAAAAACTTTAAGAATGGCTATTACACCCTATTACGGTATACTTATGGACCCTAAAGATGTTAATTGTCCTGTAAGGAAACAGGGGATACCGGTAATTAAAGAATTGGAAAAGAGTAGTTGTGATATGGAAGACCCTCTATCAGAAGACACCGATTCTCCAGTTCCAGGGTTGACCCATCGCTATCCCGATAGAGTTCTTTTATTGGTGACAGATCAATGTGCTATGTACTGTAGACATTGTACCCGCAGGAGAATGGCAGGGGTTACTGACCAAGCAATGCCACTAGAAAGAATAGAAAAAGCTTTAGAATATATAAGAAAAACAACAGAGGTTAGGGATGTTTTAATAAGTGGTGGAGATGGGTTATTAGTTTCAGATGATAGGTTAGAATATATAATTAAATCTTTAAGGGAAATACCCCATGTAGAAATAATTAGGATAGGAACTAGAACGCCAGTTGTTTTACCCCAAAGAATTACCGATGAATTGTGCAACATGTTGAAAAAATATCATCCAATTTGGATAAATACCCATTTTAATCATCCTAAAGAATTAACGGATGAAAGTAAAAAGGCATTAGCTAAATTGGCAGATGCGGGAATTCCTTTAGGAAACCAATCTGTTCTATTAAGGGGTATTAACGATTGTCCTAATATTATGAAAAAGCTAGTCCATGAATTGGTGTTAAACAGAGTAAGACCATATTATATTTACCAATGCGATTTATCACAGGGGATAGAACACTTTAGGACACCGGTGAGTAAGGGAATTGAAATTATAGAAAGTTTAAGGGGACATACATCTGGTTACGCAGTACCCACCTTTGTAGTGGATGCCCCAGGTGGTGGTGGGAAAATACCGGTGATGCCCCAATACCTAATTTCCCAATCACCTTCAAGGGTAGTATTAAGGAATTTCGAAGGGGTAATGGCAGTTTATTCACAGCCAACAGATTATAAAGATGGATGTAATTGTGAATACTGTCAAGGGGCGAAGGAATCAATAGGTGTTCAATCATTACTAACCGGTGAGAAAATTAATATAGAACCTACTGAACTTAAGAGAGGGACTAGAAGAAGAAAATGAGCCAAATTTTAAAGGAAAAACTAATGGATCAGGATATATATTCAGTATCCATAGTTGGTATGGGTAAAAATACCGGAAAAACTGTAACACTAAACTATTTAATCAGTTTATTAGATCCTTTGACATTAGGGGTAACATCTATTGGGATAGATGGAGAAAAAATAGATAATTTAACTTTTACACCTAAACCATCCATTAGCTTAAAAAAAGGAACCGTTGTTGCTACTGGGGAGAAGACTTTAAAGGAATTTACATCAAGTTATGAAATATTAGAAGGAACAGGAATTTTCAACCCCCTTGGAGAAATAGTAATGGTTAGATTACAAGAAGATGGAGAGGTTTTATTAGGAGGCCCAGAAAGGACGACAGACTTAAAGAAAATCATCTCAACCTTTAAAAAATACGGCTGCGGAAAGGTTTTAGTAGATGGGGCTATTGATCGGAGGGCAGCAGCTTCTCCCTATGTGACCGACGGTATGGTCTTTGTGACAGGGGCTGCATTTAGTAGGGATTTTACTAGACTTGTGGGAGAAACGGTACATCGTTTGAATATGTTAACTTTACCCCAAACTTCTATTTCTTTAGAAAGGGAAGATAAAATCCAATTGATTTCTGGAGAAGAAATTAATTTTTTGCCTATTAAATCAGCTTTATTAGCTGATCAATTGATAGGGTATTTTAAAGGAGATAGAGAAAACCTTTTATATATCCCAGGAGCATTGACAGACTCCTTTTTACAAAAAATAGTTCCTTGGATAAAAAAGGGATATAAAATAGGTATTATCGTAAAAGATGGAACAAAGGTCTTTCTCTCCCCTAAAGCATATGGACAGTTTACAGATAGTGGCGGGAAAATAGAGGTCTTAAAAAGTTGTAAACCTTTGGCTTTAGGGGTAAATCCCCTTTCTGAAGAAGGTTATGGTTTTGATAGCACAGCCTTAGTAAATAGCCTACAACAACTAGTTCCAATTCCAGTATTTGATCCACTAAAATAGGGAGGGATTTTATGGAGTTTTTTATAGGTAATACCTCAAACGCCATTGACCTTGAAGAAGTTTTGGATTCCGTCACTCCCTATTCCCCTTATGGTCAAAGGGAAAAGGAAAAGTTAACCCCTACTCAGTCTAAAGGAAAATTAGAAAAGGAATATAATCTAACATACTTAATGTTAGAGATAATTAAAGAAAGTAATGAAGTTAATGAGATAATAGAGTTATTGAGAAATCTTAAGGATATAACTCCGATAATCCAAAAAGCTTCAGCAGAGTTAGTTTTAGAAGAGTTAGATTTCTTTTATATTAAACAATGGTTAGTAGGGGTAAGAAGATTGGCAGACCTCATAATAAATACCGGGATAAAGGGAAAGATTGGAATTAAATTAGATAAAATTGAAGACTTTTTCACAATAATTTCCCTAGATAATGAAGGTCCAGGATTTTATTTATCAGGGAAACATAATTCAGAATTAGAAAAGGTTAGAATTAGCTATAGAAGGTTAAAACAGGAATTAGATGATCTCCTTGAGAAGAGAAAAAAAGGGATTGAAAGGGAATTTAATGTTTTATTTAACATAGAAAACACCTTAAATATTAGTAAGTTTGATAAGGATAAGGTAGAAAAACTATCTAGATGCCCTCAGCTTTTTTATCATGGGGAAAACTATACCCATGTTCAGTTTAAAATAAAGGAATGGGAAGAGAGTTTAAAGCTTAAGGGTGAACTAGAAGAACTTAAAAAAAAGATAGAGGATGAAGAAGAAAAGGTAAGAAAATATTTAACAAAAGAATTCCTTAAATCTTCCTCTAAATTCCAAGGAAATTGTAAAAGTTTAGGGAAATTAGACTGGCTTTTAACAAAGGCAAATTATTCCCGGGAAATAAATGGGGTAAAACCAATAATAACCGATGATAATATTATTAAACTCAAAGGGGTGAGAAATCCTGTTTTAGAAAGGGTTTTAGTAAATAGGGGGAAAAAGGTGACCCCTATAAGTTTAGAGCTTACCGGTGGAGTTACTGTAATTACCGGCTCTAATATGGGAGGGAAATCCCTGACATTAAAGACTTTAGGGTTAACAGTTGCCTTAGCTCAACTGGGTTTTTTAGTTCCCTGTGAAGAAATGGTTTTTAATCCCAGAAAATTCATCTATTGTTCACTATATCACGAACAATCTATCTATGATGGCCTTAGTACCTTTGGAGTAGAAATTAAAGGGTTAAAAAAGGTATTAGGTTACCGGGATAAAAAAGGGTTGTATTTGATAGATGAGTTAGGCCGGGGAACCAACCCTATAGAGGGTGGAGCCTTAGCCTATGCTGTAGCTAGGTACTTAAATAAAGGAAATAGTATATCGGTAATGGTTACCCATTTTGAACAAATGCTGTCCGATGAATTTGGGCAGCTTCGAATTGTGGGGTTAGATAATGTTACAGAAAACAAACTAAAAAAGGTATTGAATGGTAAAAAGGGAGTAGAAGCAGTAGAAGAGCTCATGGATTATAGGGTAGAAAAGGCTATAGAATTAGGTGTACCTCGGGAAGGACTGAAAATAGCGGCATTACTGGGTTTGCCAAAGGAAATAATCGAAAATGCAAAAAATAAGCTAGAAAAAGATGTTAGGAAAAGGAGTGAATTTAATGGGGGATAAATTAAAAATAGATCAAGATCTCGTTAGAAGAGCCAGGGAAAGTGCCGATGCCATTGCAGAGCAAGTGATGGCTTTAATAACTCCAAAAACCACAGTAGCTGTGGAACGGACAGTGGGTAGGTTATTAGGAATAGATGGAGTAGATGGGGAAGGAGTTCCATTAGTAAATGTACTGGTAGATAATTTGTTGGAAAAAGGTGTCCTTTCACAAGGATTAATTTACTGGGTTGTCAATGGCTGTGAACAGCTAAATTTAACACCACAAAAATTGGCAGAGGAAGTCAGTGCTGGTAGGTTAGACTTAACAGCCATTAAGCCATTACCGGTAGGGAGTTTAAAAGGTAAAATGGAGGAATACGCCCAAAGGGGCTTAGATGTCATTAGAAAGAGGGTACAAGAGAGAAGGGAATTCATTCAAAGGTTAGGCAAAGGAAAGGCACCAGAGCTTTATGTTATAGTCGCTACCGGTAATATCTATGAGGATGTAATCCAAGCTCAAACGGCAGCTAGAAATGGAGCAGATATAATTGCTGTAATTAGAACAACGGGTCAAAGTTTGTTGGACTATGTACCCTATGGTGCAACAACTGAAGGGTTTGGCGGAACTTACGCAACCCAAGAAAACTTTAGGATAATGAGAAAAGCTTTAGATGAAGTTTCTGAAGAAGTAGGAAGATATATTCAATTGGTAAACTACTGTTCAGGGCTTTGTATGCCAGAAATAGCTGCTATGGGTGCTATGGAAAGATTGGATATGATGTTAAATGACGCCTTATATGGCATATTGTTTAGAGATATCAATATGCAGAGGACTTTAATTGACCAGAATTTCTCTAGAATTATTAATGGCTTTGCAGAAATAATTATCAATACTGGAGAAGATAATTATTTAACTACCGCCGATGCCATTGAAGAAGGCCATACTGTAATCGCTTCTCAATTTATCAATGAAAAATTAGGATTATTAGCAGGGCTTAAACCCCAACAATTGGGATTGGGCCATGCCTTTGAAATAAATCCCGATGTAGAAAACGGGTTATTATATGAAATAGCCCAAGCCCAACTATCTAGACAATTATTTCCTCAAAGTCCTTTAAAATACATGCCACCAACTAAGTACATGACTGGGAATATTTTTAAAGGATACTTACAAAATGGATTATTTAATCTAACTTCAATAATGACTAATCAGGGGATCCAACTATTAGGAATGTTGACAGAGGCAATTCATACTCCTTTCATGCATGATAGGTATTTAGCCATTGAAAATGCTAAATATGTTATGAATACTGCCAGAAATCTAGGTGATGAAATTATTTTTAGGGAAGATGGAATAATTCAAAAAAGGGCAGAAGAAGTTTTAACTAAAGCAGTATTATTATTAGAAGAAATTAAAGAGATTGGCTTATTCACTGCTTTAGAAAGAGGGTATTTTGCAAATATAAAAAGGACTATGGATGGTGGTAAAGGATTAGATGGGGTAGTTAACAAAGCTAAGGATTATTACAACCCCTTTGAAGAAATAATGAAAAGGGAAAATTTTCAAAAGGATAATGGGGGGAGGTTTTAAAGATGCAAGTAGATTTAACTAAAATCAAGCCCTATGGTGATACCCTAAATGATGGAGCTGTTCAACTATCCTTTACCCTACCAGTTAAATACAGTGATGAAGCTAGGGAAGCTGCTATACTTTTAGCAAAACAAATGAATTTAGATGAACCTAGTGTTGTCCATATGTCCGATTTAGGCAGTGGTTTTACCTTTTTTGTACTTTATGGTAAATGTACTAAAACTGTAGACTTTACTAAAATAAAGGTTACTAAAGTCCAAGATGAAACAATGGATTTTTATGAAATTAACAAATTTATAAAGGAAAAAATTAAAAGGAAAATTACAGTAGTGGCAGCTTGTACTGGGACAGATGCCCATACCGTTGGTATCGATGCTATAATGAACATGAAAGGATATGCAGGAAAATATGGATTAGAAAGATATCCAGAAATTAATGCTATAAATATGGGAAGCCAAGTTCCCAATGAAGCCCTTGTCAGAAAAGCCATAGAAACCGATGCCGATGCAATATTAGTATCCCAAGTCGTTACTCAGAAAAATGTTCACATACCTAATTTGACAGAATTAGTTGAAATGCTAGAAGCAGAAGGAATAAGGGATAAAATAGTACTAATAGCAGGAGGGCCTAGAATTACCCATGAACTTGCATTAGAATTAGGTTATGATGCAGGATTTGGTCCAGGAACAACACCACCAGATGTTGCCACTTTTATAGTAAAGGAAATGGTCAGGAGAAATATAAAGTAGGATATAACATATGGTAAAAATATAAATATTTTAATTAAAACTGTCGTCGATCACCAATAGTGCAAAAATCCCTGGCAATCGACGACAAACCAAAACAGAGCAAAAATCCTTTAATATCAGGCTTTAAGGGATTTTTGCTCTTAGTTTTAGTTTACATAATGCTTCAAAAAATAATTATTGACGAAATTCAAAAAATGCTGTAAAATAAGGATAAGTGATGGGGTTACTAGCCTACCTATAAGGGATTGAAACCACTATGCTAGCATNNNNNNNNNNNNNNNNNNNNNNNNNNNNNNNNNNNNNNNNNNNNNNNNNNNNNNNNNNNNNNNNNNNNNNNNNNNNNNNNNNNNNNNNNNNNNNNNNNNNNNNNNNNNNNNNNNNNNNNNNNNNNNNNNNNNNNNNNNNNNNNNNNNNNNNNNNNNNNNNNNNNNNNNNNNNNNNNNNNNNNNNNNNNNNNNNNNNNNNNNNNNNNNNNNNNNNNNNNNNNNNNNNNNNNNNNNNNNNNNNNNNNNNNNNNNNNNNNNNNNNNNNNNNNNNNNNNNNNNNNNNNNNNNNNNNNNNNNNNNNNNNNNNNNNNNNNNNNNNNNNNNNNNNNNNNNNNNNNNNNNNNNNNNNNNNNNNNNNNNNNNNNNNNNNNNNNNNNNNNNNNNNNNNNNNNNNNNNNNNNNNNNNNNNNNNNNNNNNNNNNNNNNNNNNNNNNNNNNNNNNNNNNNNNNNNNNNNNNNNNNNNNNNNNNNNNNNNNNNNNNNNNNNNNNNNNNNNNNNNNNNNNNNNNNNNNNNNNNNNNNNNNNNNNNNNNNNNNNNNNNNNNNNNNNNNNNNNNNNNNNNNNNNNNNNNNNNNNNNNNNNNNNNNNNNNNNNNNNNNNNNNNNNNNNNNNNNNNNNNNNNNNNNNNNNNNNNNNNNNNNNNNNNNNNNNNNNNNNNNNNNNNNNNNNNNNNNNNNNNNNNNNNNNNNNNNNNNNNNNNNNNNNNNNNNNNNNNNNNNNNNNNNNNNNNNNNNNNNNNNNTTTTTACCTCCATCTAATGTTTGTAATACCGTTACTAGCCTACCTATAAGGGATTGAAGCTAACAAATGAATAA harbors:
- a CDS encoding lysine 5,6-aminomutase subunit alpha → MGDKLKIDQDLVRRARESADAIAEQVMALITPKTTVAVERTVGRLLGIDGVDGEGVPLVNVLVDNLLEKGVLSQGLIYWVVNGCEQLNLTPQKLAEEVSAGRLDLTAIKPLPVGSLKGKMEEYAQRGLDVIRKRVQERREFIQRLGKGKAPELYVIVATGNIYEDVIQAQTAARNGADIIAVIRTTGQSLLDYVPYGATTEGFGGTYATQENFRIMRKALDEVSEEVGRYIQLVNYCSGLCMPEIAAMGAMERLDMMLNDALYGILFRDINMQRTLIDQNFSRIINGFAEIIINTGEDNYLTTADAIEEGHTVIASQFINEKLGLLAGLKPQQLGLGHAFEINPDVENGLLYEIAQAQLSRQLFPQSPLKYMPPTKYMTGNIFKGYLQNGLFNLTSIMTNQGIQLLGMLTEAIHTPFMHDRYLAIENAKYVMNTARNLGDEIIFREDGIIQKRAEEVLTKAVLLLEEIKEIGLFTALERGYFANIKRTMDGGKGLDGVVNKAKDYYNPFEEIMKRENFQKDNGGRF
- a CDS encoding OAM dimerization domain-containing protein: MQVDLTKIKPYGDTLNDGAVQLSFTLPVKYSDEAREAAILLAKQMNLDEPSVVHMSDLGSGFTFFVLYGKCTKTVDFTKIKVTKVQDETMDFYEINKFIKEKIKRKITVVAACTGTDAHTVGIDAIMNMKGYAGKYGLERYPEINAINMGSQVPNEALVRKAIETDADAILVSQVVTQKNVHIPNLTELVEMLEAEGIRDKIVLIAGGPRITHELALELGYDAGFGPGTTPPDVATFIVKEMVRRNIK